The sequence TGGCAGCTCGCCAAGGCCGCGTCCTGGCAGCTCGCCACGCCCGGCCGCACCCCGCTGGCCAGCACGCAGATGGAGTACTCGCTGCTCCAGCGCGGCATCGAACGCGAGGTGCTGCCCGCGGCCGTCGACCTCGGCGTGGGGCTGCTTCCGTCGTCGCCGCTCGGGCGCGGGGTACTCACCGGGAAGTACCGGCACGGCGTCCCCGCGGACTCGCGCGGCGGCTCCTCCGGCATGGCCGCCTTCGTCGCGCCGTACCTCGACGACACCGCCCGCCTGATCGTGGACGCGCTGGCCATAGCGGCCGACGGCCTGGCCGTGTCGCCGCTGCACGTCGCGCTCGCCTGGGTGCGGGACCGGCCGGGCGTCACCGCGCCCATTCTCGGCGCGCGCAACGCCGCGCAGCTCGGCGCCGCTCTGTCGGTGGAGGGCCTTACGCTGCCGGAAGAGATCTGCTCGGCCCTTGACGACGTCTCGGCGCCGTTGCACCGCTACCCGGACCACGACTGGACCACTCTCTGAGTCCTGCGAGTCGCGGCCGTTCCGCTCCACGGAGGCTTCCAGCGTGACCACCCCCACCCCGCCCGACGACTCCACCGCTCCCGCCGCGCAGGCCGCCGCTCCAACGGCTGCCGGGACTCCCGCGGCCCTCGCGGACGGCGGCGCCGTGCCCGCCGCGCGCCCCGGCCCGGCCGGGAAGCCGGATCTGGCGAGCCTGGCGGCGGCTATGCGGTCCATCGAGCGCGGCGACAACCCGGCGGCGCCCGCCCCGCGCGGCGACGCGGCCGAGGCCCGCCGCAAGCGCCGCGAGGCGATGGCGGAGGAGGCGGCCCGGCTCCAGGCCCTGGAAGCGGCCGAGATGGTGGGCGGGACCACGCCGGGCGCGACCGCGGAGCAGGGCGAGGCGGCGTCCGAGGGCGGGTCCGGCGACGGGCCGGCCGAGCCGGCGGACGCGGGGGGCGACGGCGAGGCGGGAGACGCGCCGGAGCCGACCGACGTGCCGGAGCCCGGTGACGCGCCCGAGCCCGGCGACGCCGATCTGCCCTCCACCGCGGCGGGTACGACCGGCGAGGCGGGCGCCGAACCCGGCAACGACCCGGCCGAGCAGGTGACTTCGGCGCAAGGCGGGCCCGCCGGCGCGCGTCCGGCCCGCGCGGAACGCCCCGCCGCGGCGCCCGCGAGCGCCGCCCGGGCACCGCTCGACGCCGCCGCCGTGGACGCGGCCCGGCAGGTGCTCGCGGGCGGCGGGGCGCCCGGGGAACTGGCCGAGCCGGTCGTACGCGCGCTGGGCGAGGGCGCGGCCGCGCTGGTGCGGGAGGACCCGTGGGGGGTGCTCGGTCTGCCGGGGGTGCGGGTCGGGGTGGAGCAGGTGGACGCGTTCGCCCGGGCGGTGCTGGGCGGGGCGGTCGGTCCGGGCGACGAGCGGCGGGTGCGGGCGCTGGTGGGCCACGTACTGGACCGGGCCGCCGAGCAGGGCCACACCGCCCTCGACGGGGACGCGCTGCGGACCGCCCTGGCGCGCTACTCCGTACCCGACCCGGACACCGCGATCGCCGCCGCCGTCGAGGAGGGCCGGGTGCTGGTCTTCCGCGCGGAACCCGAAGGCGCGGCCGGGGCCCCGGAGGACGACGAGGACGACGAACCGGCGCCCGTACCCCTGCTGTTCGGCCTGGACCGGTACGCCCTGGCCGAGGAGAGCCTCGCGGACGGCTGTGTACGGCTGCTGCGCTCCTTCGAGGGCGCCCCGGGCGGCGCGGGTGCCGCGGCCGGCGCTGAAGGCGCAGAGGACGGCTCAGGGGACGCTGCGGGTGGTTCGGCGGGCGGGTCGGCGGGGAGTTCGGCCCCCGACTGGGAGGCCGCCGCGGCTGCCGCCCCTTCCCCCTCCGCCGCCGAGCTGATCCGCGTGGCCGCCGGCAGCGGGCTGGTGCTGCACACCGGCGGCGAGGCGGCCCGGGCCGAACCGGCCGCGCTGGTCGCGGCCGCCCGTGCGGCGGGCCTGCGCGCGTACGCCGCCGCCTACACCGACAGCGGCAGGCGGCGGCTGGCCGCGGTCCCCGGGATCGGCGAGGACGGCGCGCTGACCGTCGCGGGCCTGCTGGCGGGCGGCCGGGCCCCCGACGGCAGCCTCCCGCTCGACCTGCTCGCGGTGCTGGACGCGCCCCAACTGTCCGTCGAGGAGGCCGCCACGCTGGTCGAGGCGGTCCCGGACGGCGCGCGGCTGGTGCTCAGCGGCGACCCGCACGCGCTGTGGTCGGCCGGACCCGGCCGCGCGTTCGCCGACCTGCTGGCCGCGAAGGCGTGCCCCCGGGTCACCTCGCGCACCCCCGACCCGGGGCCGATCGGCGAGCTGACCTCCTGCGTGGCCATCGGCGAGCTCACGCCGGTCGACGCGCCGGACAAGGAGGTCGTGGTGGTCCCGGTGCGCGCGCCGGGCGAGGCGGTGCACCGCGCGGTGCAACTGGTCGCGGACTCGGTGCCGCGGGCGTTCGGGGTGCCGCCGGAGCAGACCCAGGTGATCACGCTCGCGCACGGCGGCCCGGTCGGCACCCGCGCGCTCAACGCGGCCCTCAAGGAGCGGCTGAACCCCGGCCCCGGCCGGTTCGGCGGCTTCGACCCCGGCGACCGGGTGGTACACGTGCCGGCCCCGGGCCGTACGCACCCGGCCACGGTGGTCGGCGCCGAGCCGGACGGGCTGCGGCTCGCGGGCGAGGACGGCCCGGTGCTGGTGCCGCGCGCGGAGGTCGCGGCGACCGTACGGCACGGGTGGGCGGTCACCGGCCACCAGGCGGCCGGCATCCGCTGGCCCGCGGCGGTCGTGGTGGTGCCCGGCGACGCCGGCCCGCTGCTCACCCGCGGCTGGGTCTACACCGCCTTCGGCCGCGGTGAGCGGCACCTGTCGGTCGTGCAGGGCGCGGATCAGGCGCTGGCCGCCGCGGTGGCCGGGCCGGTGGCGAAGGAGCGTACGACCCGGCTGGCGGCGGTGCTGCGGGAGCTGGCGGCGGAGTAGGCGGGGCGGCGGTACGGCTGCGCAAGCCGCGGCGGGGGCCGTGTGGCGGCCCCCGCCGCCCGGCTCACTCCGGGTCGAGCGCGCCCAGCTCGTCCTCGAAGACCAGGCTCATGTCGAAGCGGCACAGCGCGAGCTGCGGGTCGGCCTGGTCGAACGGCGCGTCCAGCCACTCCCCCGGCTCGGTGGGCTCGGCGGCGCACACCCACAGCGTCGAGTCGCCCTCCTCCAGCCCGAACTCCTTGTGCCGCTGGGCGATCTCGTCGGGTTCGTACTCGCCGAAGACCGCCGCGACGGCCGCGTTGACCGACTCACCGGCCTCCGCGTCGCCCTCCGCGGCCCGCCGGGCCTGGGCGAGCAGCCGCTCCGGCTCAACCACGGTGTAGTCGCGCCGGATCAGGACGCTGATCGCCTCCGGGTCCTCGGGGCCGAGGTACTC comes from Streptomyces sp. NBC_00448 and encodes:
- a CDS encoding helix-hairpin-helix domain-containing protein, encoding MTTPTPPDDSTAPAAQAAAPTAAGTPAALADGGAVPAARPGPAGKPDLASLAAAMRSIERGDNPAAPAPRGDAAEARRKRREAMAEEAARLQALEAAEMVGGTTPGATAEQGEAASEGGSGDGPAEPADAGGDGEAGDAPEPTDVPEPGDAPEPGDADLPSTAAGTTGEAGAEPGNDPAEQVTSAQGGPAGARPARAERPAAAPASAARAPLDAAAVDAARQVLAGGGAPGELAEPVVRALGEGAAALVREDPWGVLGLPGVRVGVEQVDAFARAVLGGAVGPGDERRVRALVGHVLDRAAEQGHTALDGDALRTALARYSVPDPDTAIAAAVEEGRVLVFRAEPEGAAGAPEDDEDDEPAPVPLLFGLDRYALAEESLADGCVRLLRSFEGAPGGAGAAAGAEGAEDGSGDAAGGSAGGSAGSSAPDWEAAAAAAPSPSAAELIRVAAGSGLVLHTGGEAARAEPAALVAAARAAGLRAYAAAYTDSGRRRLAAVPGIGEDGALTVAGLLAGGRAPDGSLPLDLLAVLDAPQLSVEEAATLVEAVPDGARLVLSGDPHALWSAGPGRAFADLLAAKACPRVTSRTPDPGPIGELTSCVAIGELTPVDAPDKEVVVVPVRAPGEAVHRAVQLVADSVPRAFGVPPEQTQVITLAHGGPVGTRALNAALKERLNPGPGRFGGFDPGDRVVHVPAPGRTHPATVVGAEPDGLRLAGEDGPVLVPRAEVAATVRHGWAVTGHQAAGIRWPAAVVVVPGDAGPLLTRGWVYTAFGRGERHLSVVQGADQALAAAVAGPVAKERTTRLAAVLRELAAE
- a CDS encoding aldo/keto reductase, giving the protein MEHRHLGRTGLRVSRLGLGTLTWGRDTGERDAADQLKSFWEAGGSLVDTADVYADGGAEYLLGRLIEDLVPRSDLVIATKAGSVPDPDRRFDTSRGHLLAALDASLQRLGTDHVDLWQVHAYDPGTPMEETLQALDIAVSSGRARYVGVSNFCGWQLAKAASWQLATPGRTPLASTQMEYSLLQRGIEREVLPAAVDLGVGLLPSSPLGRGVLTGKYRHGVPADSRGGSSGMAAFVAPYLDDTARLIVDALAIAADGLAVSPLHVALAWVRDRPGVTAPILGARNAAQLGAALSVEGLTLPEEICSALDDVSAPLHRYPDHDWTTL